In the genome of Streptococcus oralis, one region contains:
- a CDS encoding MBL fold metallo-hydrolase, with protein MSEKGFKYSILASGSSGNSFYLETPKKKILVDAGLSGKKITSLLAEINRKPEDLDAILITHEHSDHIHGVGVLARKYGMDLYANEKTWQAMENSKYLGKVDSSQKHIFEMGKTKTFGDIDIESFGVSHDAAAPQFYRFMKDDKSFVMLTDTGYVSDRMAGIVENADGYLIESNHDVEILRAGSYAWRLKQRILSDLGHLSNEDGAEAMIRAMGNRTKKIYLGHLSKENNIKELAHMTMVNQLAQADLGVGVDFKVYDTSPDTATPLTEI; from the coding sequence ATGAGTGAAAAAGGCTTTAAATACAGTATTTTAGCATCAGGTTCCAGTGGAAATTCCTTTTATCTGGAAACGCCAAAAAAGAAGATATTAGTGGATGCAGGCTTGTCTGGTAAGAAAATTACCAGCCTGCTAGCTGAAATCAATCGCAAACCAGAAGATTTGGATGCGATTTTGATTACGCATGAGCATTCAGACCATATTCATGGAGTCGGTGTGTTGGCTCGTAAGTATGGTATGGATCTTTACGCTAATGAAAAAACTTGGCAGGCTATGGAAAATAGCAAGTACCTCGGTAAGGTTGATTCATCCCAGAAGCACATTTTTGAAATGGGTAAAACCAAAACCTTTGGCGATATCGACATTGAGAGTTTTGGGGTCAGCCACGATGCGGCAGCACCCCAGTTTTACCGCTTTATGAAAGACGACAAGAGCTTTGTCATGCTGACCGATACAGGTTATGTTAGTGACCGTATGGCAGGAATTGTCGAGAATGCTGACGGTTATCTCATTGAGTCCAACCATGATGTGGAAATCTTGCGAGCAGGATCTTACGCTTGGCGTCTCAAACAGCGAATCCTATCGGATCTCGGTCACCTCTCTAACGAGGATGGTGCTGAGGCCATGATTCGTGCAATGGGAAATCGAACCAAGAAAATCTACCTCGGGCATTTGTCCAAAGAGAACAATATCAAGGAGCTGGCTCATATGACTATGGTCAATCAGCTAGCCCAAGCGGATCTGGGAGTAGGAGTAGACTTTAAAGTTTACGACACCTCCCCAGATACAGCAACACCACTGACAGA
- the vicK gene encoding cell wall metabolism sensor histidine kinase VicK, whose product MIEDIRQTILTSDFIFILILLGFILVVTLLLLENRRDNIRLKQINQKVKDLIAGDYSRVLDMQGSSEITNITNNLNDLSEVIRLTQENLEQETKRLNSILSYMTDGVLATNRRGQITMINDMAKKQLGIVKEEALNKSILELLKIEDEYELRDLITQIPELMIDSQNANGEYLSLRVRFALIRRESGFISGLVAVLHDTTEQEKEERERRLFVSNVSHELRTPLTSVKSYLEALDEGALYDPVAPDFIKVSLDETNRMMRMVTDLLHLSRIDNATTQLDVELINFTAFITFILNRFDKMRSQDEEKKYELVRDYPINSVWIEIDTDKMTQVIDNILNNAIKYSPDGGKITVSMKTTEDQMILSIKDQGLGIPKQDLPKIFDRFYRVDRARSRAQGGTGLGLAIAKEIIKQHNGFIWAKSEYGKGSTFTIVLPYDKDAVKEEIWEDEIED is encoded by the coding sequence ATGATTGAAGATATTAGACAAACGATTCTGACCAGTGATTTTATCTTTATCCTGATTTTACTTGGCTTTATCTTGGTGGTAACCTTGTTGTTACTGGAAAATCGTCGGGATAATATTCGGCTAAAGCAGATTAATCAAAAGGTCAAGGATTTGATTGCAGGGGATTATTCTCGAGTTTTGGATATGCAAGGAAGCTCTGAAATCACCAACATCACCAATAATCTTAATGACTTGTCTGAGGTCATTCGTCTAACGCAGGAAAATCTGGAGCAAGAAACAAAAAGGCTTAACAGTATTCTTTCTTATATGACAGATGGAGTTCTTGCAACCAATCGCCGTGGTCAGATTACTATGATTAACGATATGGCTAAGAAACAGCTGGGTATCGTAAAAGAAGAAGCATTGAACAAAAGCATCCTGGAATTGCTTAAGATAGAGGATGAATATGAGCTGCGTGACCTCATTACACAGATTCCTGAATTGATGATTGATTCCCAAAATGCTAATGGTGAATATCTTAGCCTTCGTGTGCGTTTTGCACTCATTCGTCGTGAGTCTGGATTCATCTCTGGTTTGGTTGCCGTTTTGCACGATACGACCGAGCAGGAGAAGGAAGAGCGTGAACGGAGACTCTTCGTGTCCAATGTTAGCCATGAGTTGCGTACTCCTTTGACCAGTGTTAAATCTTATCTTGAAGCCTTAGACGAGGGAGCCTTGTATGATCCTGTTGCCCCTGATTTTATCAAGGTTTCACTCGATGAAACCAACCGTATGATGCGGATGGTGACAGATCTCTTGCATCTCTCTCGTATTGATAATGCGACCACTCAGTTGGATGTGGAATTGATTAATTTTACAGCCTTCATCACCTTTATCCTCAATCGTTTCGATAAGATGAGGAGCCAGGATGAAGAGAAAAAATATGAGCTGGTTAGAGATTACCCAATCAATTCAGTTTGGATCGAGATTGATACTGATAAGATGACCCAGGTGATTGATAATATTCTCAACAATGCTATCAAGTACTCACCAGATGGTGGGAAAATTACTGTCAGCATGAAAACCACTGAAGACCAGATGATTTTATCTATCAAAGACCAAGGTCTAGGCATTCCAAAGCAAGATTTGCCGAAGATTTTTGACCGCTTCTACCGTGTGGATCGTGCAAGAAGCCGTGCCCAAGGTGGAACTGGTCTAGGTCTGGCTATTGCAAAAGAAATCATTAAACAACACAATGGCTTTATTTGGGCCAAAAGTGAATACGGTAAGGGATCAACCTTTACCATCGTGCTCCCTTATGATAAGGATGCCGTAAAAGAAGAAATATGGGAGGACGAAATAGAAGACTAG
- the yycF gene encoding response regulator YycF, with translation MKKILVVDDEKPISDIIKFNMAKEGYEVVTAFNGREAIELFEAEQPDIIILDLMLPEIDGLEVAKTIRKTSSVPIIMLSAKDSEFDKVIGLELGADDYVTKPFSNRELQARVKALLRRTDLASADSQESDEKKSQPLQIGDLEILPDAYVAKKYGEELELTHREFELLYHLASHIGQVITREHLLETVWGYDYFGDVRTVDVTIRRLREKIEDTPSRPEYILTRRGVGYYMRNND, from the coding sequence ATGAAAAAAATATTAGTTGTAGATGATGAGAAACCAATCTCAGATATTATTAAGTTCAATATGGCCAAGGAAGGCTATGAGGTTGTAACAGCCTTTAACGGTAGAGAAGCTATCGAGCTATTTGAGGCGGAGCAACCAGATATTATTATTCTAGACTTGATGCTACCTGAAATCGATGGTTTAGAAGTTGCTAAGACCATTCGTAAGACTAGCAGTGTTCCAATCATTATGTTATCAGCCAAGGATAGTGAGTTTGACAAGGTTATCGGTTTAGAACTTGGGGCAGATGATTATGTGACCAAACCCTTCTCAAATCGTGAGTTGCAAGCGCGTGTAAAGGCTTTACTCCGCCGTACAGACCTCGCTTCAGCTGATAGTCAAGAGTCTGATGAAAAGAAATCCCAACCCCTACAGATTGGCGATTTGGAAATTCTGCCAGACGCTTACGTAGCCAAAAAATATGGTGAGGAATTAGAGTTGACTCATCGTGAGTTTGAGCTATTGTACCACTTGGCCTCTCACATTGGTCAAGTCATTACTCGTGAACACTTGCTTGAGACTGTTTGGGGCTATGATTATTTTGGTGATGTTCGTACAGTGGACGTGACCATCCGACGTTTGCGTGAAAAAATCGAAGACACTCCAAGCCGTCCAGAATACATCCTAACCCGTCGTGGTGTGGGTTACTATATGAGAAATAATGATTGA